The genomic interval CAGTGCATCGAGTTCCTCATACAGCAAATCGAATACTCGTTGCTGTGAGTAGCCTGTCGTACTGATTCGGTCTTTGTCCTGATTCACGCGGAGTTCGTTAACGAGCGCGACAGCAACCTGGTAGGAGGACGAGAGATTCTCGCAGCTGACCCAGACCGTCGAGAGCTGAACATCGTCGTATTCAGCGGCGTCGTTCTCCAGATGCGACAGCATAAACTTCGTCGCGACGGTCTTCCCCGTCCCTGTTTTCCCGTACAGGAAGATGTTCGACGTCGGTCGGTTATCGATGACCGGCTGTAACGCACGCTGGTACTTCTCGAGTTCCTCGTCTCGTTCGCGTATATCCTCGGGTTCATACGAGTCGTCAAGCGGTTCGGCGTCCGCGAACACCTGACGGTCCCGTTGAAACATCCCCATGAGAGACGACCTCACGCCACGTTATCATAAAACCACCGCTTCCTAAGTTTCCCGAGCGTCCGAAGCTTCGAGTTTTATAAATAGAATAGCCACCACCGTTTCCGAAGCACTGATTCTTTATATAACCCTCTCACTCCACTGTTTCCGAAGCTACTCCTCAAACACCTCCCCCACTCTCCAAAAAGGAGTCTAGACTAAACAAAAGAATTAAGACAGCTACACAGTAACCATAACCGCAATAGCGCAGAAACAATATGTTGGATAGGAATTAAGTCTAGGTTAGAAGGGCAAAATAGACGAGGTTTATCTCGATCCCCGGAAAATCACGCCTGTTCTCTCATACCCTCTCTCCTTCGCGAGGGAAAAGCTTCGGAAATGGTGGAGTGAGGGTCTCCGTGATCTCTACCCAACGATAGCTCCGGAAACGGTGGAGGGTCGACCTTTGGTTTATCGTCTTCTTTGTCCGTGACGCACATCGTACGTGTCACACCATCTTCGTGCTCTATACCGGCTTATCTGGAGACCCGGCCAGTTCTCTTCCGACCATATCAATTTGCCTTTCGGGGAAGCTTCGGAACTAGTGGAGTGGTATTCGACCTCCTGTTGAGAGCTTCGGAAACAGTGGGGTGTCTTTTTGGCGTGAGAACCGCAAATTCCGATGCAGTCCTATTCCCGTGTATTCGGCGTCTATGAGCGTTCAAGCCTGCGTTTGCTTCGGAAACGGTGGAGGGGGTTACCAGTCTCGACAGATCCGTTGTGGATTCACTCGTCGATTGGTCTGCTCACCGTGTCTTACCAAACATTTAATCTTGCTACCGCCTATCTGTTTGGTAAGACGATGGCGACTCGACCACCTGCCCCCAATTCGCTCCCTCAGTATCTTGCCGACGGTGTGCCAAAACAAAACGACGAGAACCTACGCGTGCTGCAGGAATGGATCGACGACTTACTTGCGTATCGTCAGGACGTCGCTGCTGAGGACATCGACGTCGACGACGGTGAGTCTATTCAGGCCGTAGAGGAATCGAGCGATGGAACTGTCGTGATCAAGAAGGTCAGCTGTGGGAAGGACAACTGTAAATGCCAGAGTGGTCAGCTGCATGGGCCCTACAAGTACGTTGTTCGGCGGAAGGGAGATAGCTTGAATTGGGATTATCGCGGTCCAGTTACCAAATAAGCTCCTGATTTCTACGTCAATCCGTTCCCTATATACATTCTATTAGAATTTCCTATAGGGAATCCTATTGAGAGATCACAGACCCAGCGTTAACCGTAACGCAATCGCGCGACACTTGGATGACTCTCTCCCTCAAGTTCAGCCATCGGCTCACTTCTGTGACAGCCACAACTATTGATCACCACTCTGGTTGACCGACTCAAGATTAGGTTCATCGAATGTGAGCGCGTCTTTTACCGCTGCTGGGAGATCAGGACGCGGCGCTGCTTCATGACGCTCGATTTTCTCCGTCTTGCGCGTGTTCTCGTACAGCGCGCGGGCAATCGGGAGACCACGCAGGTACTTGTAGTCGTAGAGGATTTCAACTCCGTGTTCAGTAAAACCGTAGAATTGTGAGGGAAGGTCCCGTTTCTCTTTGCTTGGTTCGTACGTATACTGCGCCAGGAGTCCTGCCTCAATTAGCGTCTCTAGCTGATCTTTGATCGCCGCCTGACTCTTGCCGACCATGTACTCGAGTTCGGCAAGAGACATGAGGTGGGCAGGATGTCCAAGCAATTCTTGAATGATGAGATGGCGGGTGTCCTGCGAGAGGAGTTTGAAGAGCCGTTGCTGCTCTGCAAATGGCCCTGTATCGGCAGCCCCAGTATTGCTCTCGCTCATATGTACTGCTACGGTAAGCGTTGCTATAACGGTTAGGGTTGTCCGAGTTGGTTT from Halomarina pelagica carries:
- a CDS encoding DUF6788 family protein, translating into MQSYSRVFGVYERSSLRLLRKRWRGLPVSTDPLWIHSSIGLLTVSYQTFNLATAYLFGKTMATRPPAPNSLPQYLADGVPKQNDENLRVLQEWIDDLLAYRQDVAAEDIDVDDGESIQAVEESSDGTVVIKKVSCGKDNCKCQSGQLHGPYKYVVRRKGDSLNWDYRGPVTK
- a CDS encoding winged helix-turn-helix domain-containing protein, which codes for MSESNTGAADTGPFAEQQRLFKLLSQDTRHLIIQELLGHPAHLMSLAELEYMVGKSQAAIKDQLETLIEAGLLAQYTYEPSKEKRDLPSQFYGFTEHGVEILYDYKYLRGLPIARALYENTRKTEKIERHEAAPRPDLPAAVKDALTFDEPNLESVNQSGDQ